The DNA segment GTACAAGATGCATCACGAAATACTGTTGAAAATAATGGAATGCGAGCTTGTGTAATGGTAGAAGAAGGAAGCAACATAAATGTGCCGGATGAAGCGAAAATGAGCTCCTGTGGAGGTCTTATGGAGAGGATCACAGCTAGAACTGGTTTCAATGCTCCAAGGTTGAATACAAAGAGCATCAGACCTTCTGAGATTTCTAAGAGCGCCGAAGTTCCACCGCCTTGTTCAGCTATCCCTTTTGGGCTCAGCCCCACAATTTTGCTGGATTCACCCGTTTTCCTCTCAAATCCTCTGGTAAGCTTGGTAAACATACACCTTCCTATTAACCATCATCTTTTCTTTGAAAAAATATAGATTAATGCTACTCCTCTAAATGGTCAAAGATTGCAGCATGTCTCGTGAAGGGGGGCATGGGGGTCAATAAATGATTTATTCAAGTCATTGCCACTTGCAAACTTTTCCTCCCTGTATCATATATTTCCATTTCTAGTCGTGTTCATGCTCGTACTTTAGTAAGGGAACCAATTTATGGCTGCCTTAAACTAAGAAAAAGTGATACGCTGGTTGCTGAAATGTCTTGGTGATTAGATTATTTTATCCTTCTGACATCCTTAATTGGTTGGGATTGTTTTTGTAGGTGTTGCCATCCCCTACAACTGGAAAATTTTCATTTGCTCCAAGTGGGAGTGTCCAGAATTCTTCATTGATGAAAGATTATCATGGGAAGGGCAAGGAGAAAACTTTTGAAGATGCCTCAGCATTTGCATTTAGATCAGTTGCCGCATCTAGTTTATTCCCTGATATTAAGGCAGTGAATGAAGTAACTGTATGATCTCTCTATCCTATTTGCATCTTTTGTTATCGCATGGAAGACATTTCATAGAGTTCTGTGTATTACAGTTTCTAGTACTCTTATTTTCCACATGTTATACTGTCAATTTACCAGGCGAATCCATCTAGTCTTTCTCCACAACCATTCCTTAGTGTTCGAGATTCTTCTCATTTACAAAATCGCCTATTGCATCACACTATGGAACCCTCCAAAGTTTACTTCAACATTGATGGTAAGTTGTCTCTGATGGCATATTTATCAAAGTCACTAGCCTAAAAGAACACAGTGTTCGTTCATCTTGTGGACTTATGATTCTACTGTTGTTTCAGAGAATTCTCCGTCTTCAAATGAACCACAGGAGGATGATGGAGATCAATTGTGCAGCGAAGATCCCAATGCTGATGGTGGCCCATCAGGGGATGGTTATAATTGGAGAAAATATGGCCAGAAAAATGTGAAAGCAAGTGACTGTCCTCGGAGTTATTACAAGTGCACTTATGCAAATTGCCCAGTTAAAAAGAAAGTGGAACGGTCCCAAGAAGGCGAGATTACAGAAATAATCTACAAGGGAACACACAGCCACCCGAAACCTCCACCAGGTCGGAGGCAAGATATTCTCGAAGCAACATCCTCAGCTCCATTGAGGCAAGAATGCAGCTATGGAATCAGTGCTTTTCAGGTTCTAAATGGCACCAAATTTGGGACAGGGGACGATGCGACTTCCACCTTTTTAAATGACGATGATGAAGATGATCATACAACTCATTTAAGCGCGTCATTAGGTTATGATGGCGAAGGAGAAGAATTGGAATCAAAGAGAAGGTTTCTACTTCATTTTGCTCGAGTGATAAACCCCTGAAGTGGATGCCAAGATAAAATTTGTGTTTATGTTTTTATCTTTTGGTAGGAGAATTGAAACTTACGCTGAAGAACTGAGTGGGTCTGCCAGAGCCATAAGGGAGCCTAGAGTTGTGGTCCAAACCACCAGCGATGTCGACATACTGGACGACGGATATAGGTGGCGCAAATATGGTCAGAAAGTCGTGAAAGGAAACCCAAACCCGAGgttaaatttgataatattgctTTAGAATATGGTGAAGATAAAACCCAAGAAAACATGGGATTTATGTGTTCCTAGCACCCATAAGTAATGCTCTTAATGTCTGCTGCAGGAGTTACTACAAATGTACCAGCCCTGGCTGCAACGTCCGCAAGCACGTGGAGAGGGCTTGCCACGACTTCAAGTCCGTAATAACCACATACGAGGGGAAGCACAACCACGATGTCCCCGCAGCTCGTAACAGCAGCCATGTTAAAGCTGTGCAAGTCTCTAGTACTGCTGCTTCAAGTCATGAACAGAAGCTGGAGCCGCCTCGACCTCATTGCAGCACATCCCATTTCGAAAGCACCCCGCTCGGGTCGTTTGGTCTCCCGGGCGGACCGCATCCTGGATATGCGTTTGGAATGAATCATCAAGCTGGGTTAGCCAGTCTTGGAATGGCTGTTTTAGGACACAACCAAGTGAAGTTATCAGCAAAACCAGTCCATCAATATACCGGGCATCAGCCACTCCAGGTGAACAATACGGACCATACGCTGCCCAAAGAAGAAGAACCAAATCAATAACAAGGGACCATGTGGATTTTACATTGTAAATTGGAATTGTATGGATGATGTTAGAGATTTATGAATGGTATGAAAAGAAATCCTTCAAGCGCAATTCTTATAGCACAATGTAATGATTCTTTCCTTTTATTCATTACAGAATAAAAATTCTATAGTTCGCATTTAGCTATTATTAGTGCTTGAGAATTACCTAAAACACTCATTCAATAGTGGTAAAGGGATCATGTGTTCTTTAACATTATCAAATGAATTACATGCCATGAAAACTGAATAAATGCTTCTTGTAATTTTTGTATCAATCTCCAAGACGACAACGGAACTACTTTAACATAAAATTACGTCATGTAAAAAACAAGTACAATTTTTATATAcggcaaataataataataataagaatgaTAATAAATTCTTAATCAAGTCAATATTAGTTGGATACACACGCATATGTATACACACACCAGTGACTAGTGTCCTTTCCATATTATGGGTGcacattattgttttttttaaatatacataaattttttatgctAATTGTTTTTCACATTGTTTTCAGACTGATATGATATATTAAATatacaaaaatttatattaaagtaAAAGAATGTTtggtaattaaaaatttttaaaatcagaCAACATCTGATATTTATTgataaattacaaataaaaagtaacaatttttCATGAGTGACCCAAATAAAAGATGTGAAACCGTTTCACATGAGTTTTTATGTTAACATTATTAatgttatataaataataatataattatttttttaattaactaaCTCGCAATTAATGGGTGAAACTTTAGATAAAAACTAACATTATATCTTAACTTAATTCACAACAAAGCTTAGATCATTAgacaaattagtcattttatattACATTATCTTTTCTTAGTCATTAAATTTTCTCTTATTTACcaaaatgacattaaatttgTGGCATTtggtgtttttttatttatgaaaatatcaCACACATGTTGCGTGTTTTAGTGACggtttatttatgaaaatactatatttaattttacaatttgtttttttgtttttgtttttgtttttttattaaaaattaagatTTATATAAGCACGTAATACATGCAAAGAaagtattaatatatatattttaaatctcatcaaaaaaaatatatatattttaaaattcagaAGTGAAAATCAGATGGAATTGGGTCGAAACCGGAACCACAATGGAGTTAGTGGGCGGTTCCGGATCATTAGTGGATCAACCCGCCCCATGTAGCATCTGAACCGTGCTTCATTCAATGATATCCCTAGGATGAGGAATCAGTTGTATGCCTAAAAGCTGCAGATTTTACCACCCAATTTCTCGTTGATTTGTAATCCCTTTTCATAGAGGAATATTCACAAAATTATATGTAATTACGCAGTGGATCAGACTGTAATTGATTCCTGGACCGTTCTTGGATCTCAATAATTCGCTTAAAATACGAAATTCTGTGCACAATATTTTAGCTGGGGATTGAACCTTTTTTTGATGATGGAGAGGTGGAGATTTTACCACTATTGAATGGCTGATGATGAGAATTGAGAACTGGATCTGATTCTGAAAGACTGAAACCCTTAAAAATTTGGCATCGACTTCACTCAACTGTAAGGTAAACCCCACTGACGTACCCGATTTGGAATTTCTTGGTTCATAAATCGCCAGATCTGCAAGTTGATGTGAGATTTTGATTGTTTATTCTCGCTTCTCACAGAGCTTCTATTTGTAAAAAAAGGTTTAATTTTGTTGGGTCTTGGTAGAAATCTTTCAAACGAGGAAAGacaaaactaaaaaatatatatgtcgCGTCATTTCATTGAAATACTGCAACAATTCTAGTTATATTTCACTGCCGGTCAGTTTCTTTGCTACCTGTAAAATTCTTATCGTATTCTTTAGATGTAGAAAAATGTAATTATCTATGTTATTGTATGTTTAGATTCTGGACATGCAAAGAAATGAAAATTGGGCATTTCTTTCTGTCAAGTCGTCTGGTGatgttttatcttttattttattggtCAAAATTGTATTTATGCGGTTAAAAATATTGAATGTGATCCTGAGGTTTGGAATGTTTTATTGAAGGTAAATTGGAGAAGCATCAGTGGCTGGAAAATATATTTTGCAGAGGATTTTCAGCTGTTTATCTCAATATATCTCTGTATCTGGATAATATATAACTGTCTGAAATATGCACGCGAGGCATCGGAATGGACCAGGGAACGGATACTGGTCTAATTCTATGGGTATGAGGGGTCAGGCTGCAACTTCCAGAATGTCGCCCGAAGGTTCGATGAGAGGCCATCGGATGTATGGTTCCGAGCATAGGAACAACAACCGTGGTGGCTTTGGACGTGGTGGTCATTCTAGGCAATTTCAACCTCCGCCGCCTCCTTCACACGGGATTGACATTTTCATGGAAGCTGGTAGGTTAGCTGCTGAGTATTTGGTGGCTAAGGGTGTGCTGCCGCCAAATGCACTCTCAGGGAAATTGAAGAATGGTGGGTTGAAGAACCAAATGGGTCGACTTCATGTTTTTAGGCCACATGAAGTAGACATGCAAATTCCAATGGATGGCCGTGCACCAGACAACACACATTTAGGAAATGTTGCTCTTGAAATAGGTCCCACCAGGAGAAGGAATCCCGTGGACGAAAATTCCATGGATGGTTCAAGGAACTCTATGAGAGGGAGGAGAAGAATGGGATCCTTTAAAAATCACGGCCCAGAGGTGAATACAGAGACGGGAAAAAGTGGGGCATGGGCTGACAGGAGTAGAGATTTTCCTAGCATAGGGGTCGAGAGTGATGCTTCCTCTGGACAGCATGTTGATCAGCCCGTCGATGGAGATGGCCATGGCGGAATGCAAACTTTGTCTCTGGGTGAAGTAGTTCAAGAAGGTTGTGCTGCGAGTAATCTGCCATCTGAGTTTGAGGAGCACAATTCAATGGAGGATGCAGGGGCAAAAGCGAGCTCGTCTAGTGCAGAAAAGTTTCTATCAGCTGATGCCAAGGTGGAAGCCACAAAAGAGTCGTCTAGTGATGCTAATAAATCTGATGCAGGAGCTGAGGTGGTTAACAAAGAGAGGATTGTTAATGACGTGGAAATATCGCAGAATGAGAATGAGATAGCAGATTCTGCCCTGGGGGAAACCTTACCGAGTAAGTACGATGTTGATTTACTGAAGCACTTCAAATTTCCACGGATTCCCACTAGAGCCCGTTCTTCATTGAAAGTGAAGGGTTCAAAGGGTGGTCCGGATCCCATGAATGAAGATGACAAAATAACTGGAAGAGAACTTTCTGGAGGTTCTGAAGTTCAAGTTGTAGATGTTCCTGATGACAGTTCTACTGGAAATGCTTCAACTTATAAAATGCATGAACTAAATAGCCTTGACTCTGATGTTCAGAAAGCTACAGGCACGGATAAAGAGCAGCCGGTTGCATACATGACAAGGTCTGGACGGTCAAGGCCCACATATTTCCAGGAACAATCTGTGTTTAAAGGGCAAAAGGAACTACTTGAGGAGGGGCTGTCTGTTGTCAGCTGTTCCACCTCCATGAGTATGAATATAGGTTTAAAAAGACCGATAGATGATGACACCAGTGGTAAGGAGGTTTTTAAAAAACTCAGAAACTGTTCTTCAGTAGATACTGAA comes from the Henckelia pumila isolate YLH828 chromosome 1, ASM3356847v2, whole genome shotgun sequence genome and includes:
- the LOC140887381 gene encoding probable WRKY transcription factor 2, translating into MGGFDDHVTIMEDWMFPSPSPRAFFSSLVCEDNAAKSNTKYVNDGGTVLAPEVQDASRNTVENNGMRACVMVEEGSNINVPDEAKMSSCGGLMERITARTGFNAPRLNTKSIRPSEISKSAEVPPPCSAIPFGLSPTILLDSPVFLSNPLVLPSPTTGKFSFAPSGSVQNSSLMKDYHGKGKEKTFEDASAFAFRSVAASSLFPDIKAVNEVTANPSSLSPQPFLSVRDSSHLQNRLLHHTMEPSKVYFNIDENSPSSNEPQEDDGDQLCSEDPNADGGPSGDGYNWRKYGQKNVKASDCPRSYYKCTYANCPVKKKVERSQEGEITEIIYKGTHSHPKPPPGRRQDILEATSSAPLRQECSYGISAFQVLNGTKFGTGDDATSTFLNDDDEDDHTTHLSASLGYDGEGEELESKRRRIETYAEELSGSARAIREPRVVVQTTSDVDILDDGYRWRKYGQKVVKGNPNPRSYYKCTSPGCNVRKHVERACHDFKSVITTYEGKHNHDVPAARNSSHVKAVQVSSTAASSHEQKLEPPRPHCSTSHFESTPLGSFGLPGGPHPGYAFGMNHQAGLASLGMAVLGHNQVKLSAKPVHQYTGHQPLQVNNTDHTLPKEEEPNQ
- the LOC140873882 gene encoding uncharacterized protein At4g26450, translated to MHARHRNGPGNGYWSNSMGMRGQAATSRMSPEGSMRGHRMYGSEHRNNNRGGFGRGGHSRQFQPPPPPSHGIDIFMEAGRLAAEYLVAKGVLPPNALSGKLKNGGLKNQMGRLHVFRPHEVDMQIPMDGRAPDNTHLGNVALEIGPTRRRNPVDENSMDGSRNSMRGRRRMGSFKNHGPEVNTETGKSGAWADRSRDFPSIGVESDASSGQHVDQPVDGDGHGGMQTLSLGEVVQEGCAASNLPSEFEEHNSMEDAGAKASSSSAEKFLSADAKVEATKESSSDANKSDAGAEVVNKERIVNDVEISQNENEIADSALGETLPSKYDVDLLKHFKFPRIPTRARSSLKVKGSKGGPDPMNEDDKITGRELSGGSEVQVVDVPDDSSTGNASTYKMHELNSLDSDVQKATGTDKEQPVAYMTRSGRSRPTYFQEQSVFKGQKELLEEGLSVVSCSTSMSMNIGLKRPIDDDTSGKEVFKKLRNCSSVDTEANGCLPLSTSMENQPTSQEAIIAQSTQSVLSPDQKSFNVSPFPKNRDESCEFTGFKTCDLNLSGTCDASENDNAERVLLFPSVIETEKEAAPVDFGLSMNNSSNVPNKNAKLGMNNNNIEVIDLEIDSGQEDNIFSHPEKRADSVFTDLDSFPNNLHNANEIPDVQDGYGLMFSDLLGNHSPHSSSVPTDLNSLHSEIGLPNGEGILGDDDSIYMALGEIPISFLRNWEQPTQDYGKPF